TTTATCCCGCTGACCCAGTGGGAAGACAAATATCGACAGCTGATTTTGCTCGGTAAACAGCTGCCGGCACTGCCCGACGATCTCAAAGCGCAGGCTAAAGAGATCGCGGGCTGCGAAAATCGCGTCTGGCTGGGATATACGCGCTCTGAAAAGGGCACTTTACACTTTTTCGGCGACAGTGAAGGTCGCATCGTGCGCGGACTGCTGGCGGTATTACTGACCGCCGCAGAAGGGAAAACCGCAGCGGAACTGCTGGCCCATTCGCCGCTGGCCTTGTTTGATGAACTGGGATTACGCACGCAGCTCAGCGCGTCGCGCAGTCAGGGGCTGGAGGCACTCAATGAAGCGATCGTCGAAGCGGCTCACGCTGCCGGATGACGACGCAGGCTCGTCTTCCGGCCTGCGACGCATTGCCCCGCGCAAGAGAATCTCAGCCCTGACGCGCCGCTTTTGCCATCATCTTTTTTAACGCATGGGATACTGCTACAAAACCGAACGTGGCGGTAACCATCGTTGCCGCACCGAACCCCGACGCACAGTCCATTCGTTTGGGTCCTTCCGCCGTCGCCTTCATGGCGCACACACTGCCATCAGACTGCGGATACACCAGCGCTTCCGTTGAAAACACGCAGTCGACGCCGAGTTTGCCTTTGCTGTTTTTCACGACGCCAAAATCGCTTTTCAATCGTTCGCGCAGTTTCGCCGCCAGCGGATCCTGAATCGTTTTCGCCAGGTCAACAACCTGAATCTGCGTCGGGTCAATCTGCCCACCCGCGCCGCCGGTGGTCACCAGCGGGATCTTATTGCGCCGACAGTACGCAATCAGCGCCGCTTTTGGCCGCACGCTGTCAATGGCGTCAATCACATAGCTAAAGCCTGCGCTCATGTATTCTGTGACGTTATCCGGCGTCACAAAATCATCGACTACCGTCACCCGGCACTCGGGGTTAATCTGGCGGATACGCTCAGCCATCACCTCGGCTTTCGCCAGCCCAACAGTGTCGCGCAGAGCATGGATCTGGCGGTTGGTGTTGGTCACGCACACGTCATCCATATCGATGAGCGTAATCGCGCCAATCCCGGTTCGCGCCAGAGCTTCTGCCGCCCAGGAACCGACGCCGCCGATCCCAACCACGCAGACATGCGCATCGGCAAACAATTGCAGGGCTTTTTCACCATACAGACGCGCGGTGCCGCCAAAACGCTGACGCCAGGCATCACTGATAACCACAGACATAACACCTCAAATTCATTAATATCGAACGGTATGACTGCCTGATGGCGGCTGCGCCTTATCAGGCCTACCCGATGATGTAGACGGATAAGCGAAGCGCCATCCGACAACTAGCCGCTGAACACGTTACCTGCGCCCGGTGCGCTCTTCAGCACCCACACGCGACCATAGTGATTGTACCAGCCTGCGCGGTGTCCGGCGTCTGGCCCGATGCCCTGGTAAATGTCAAAGTGCTGGCCTTTAATTGCCCCGCCGACATCCAGCGCCACCATCAGGCGCAGTTCATACTGCCCGTTAAATTTCCCGTTGTTGTCCAGCAGCGGGACTTCGGCGAGCAGCGTGGTGCCTGCCGGAATAATACTGCGGTCAGACGCCACCGACGCGCGACCAATCAGCGGTACAGCACTGGCACCTTTCACCGGGGCAAAAGATTGCGGTTTAAAGAAGACGAATGACGGATTCTGCTCCAGCAGCTCACGCACTTCTGCTTCGCTGTGGGTTTCGCCCCAGTGGCGAATCGCCTGCATCGACATATCTTCTTTCTTCACTTCGCCTCGATCGATCAGTACTTTGCCGATGCTGCGATAGGCATGCCCGTTTTTCCCGGCATAGCTAAAGAAGTTCAACGGGGAGCCGTCGCCAAAATCGATATAGCCGCTACCCTGGACGTCCATGATGAAGTTATCCATCAGAGAGTTGCTGTACGCCAGAATGTAGTTCTCGCTCAGTGCGCCCGCGTAAATCTCCGCGCGAGACGGCAAGCGTCCCCGTTTCGGCGGCATGCGATAGATTGGGTACTGGAATTCGCCCTGACGCGTATGGCGCGCCTGAATCACCGGCGTGTAGTAACCGGTAAACTGCACGTTGCCGTAGTTATCGGCACCTTCCATCTGCCAGGCGTCGAGACCAAACTGGCGCATGGTGCGCGTATCGCCGCCAGAGCGCAGCCAGTCCTGCACCGCGTTATAAACGTTGCTTTGATTGCCGTACAGACGCGGAGAAGCACTGCGGATCTGATTGACCTGCTCGGCAAAATCGCCGGCGTTGATCGGTGCGCCGATGGCATCCGGCTGGTTCACCAGTGAGAAAGGCTGGGTAAACTTCCCGTCTTTATACTGCTGTCCGCGATCGGTTGGTTTAGAGGAACAGGCAGCCAGCATTGCAACCACCGCGCCCATGAGAAGGTAACTTACCCAACGTCCTTTCATTGTTCTCTTCTTTTAGCTGTAAATCATGCGTCATGAAGATAACAAACCCGGCCCGCTAATGAAACGAGCACCGCTGCCCAGACGCAAATTTTGCACATTATTTAAACTGAAATGCCTTGTTTTTGTTCATTTTCATCCCGAAACCGTGATCCAGGTGAAAAAAGGGTTGCATGAAAATGTTAGCAGAGTATAGTGCGCATCCACGGACGCGGGGTGGAGCAGCCTGGTAGCTCGTCGGGCTCATAACCCGAAGGTCGTCGGTTCAAATCCGGCCCCCGCAACCAATTAAAATTTGATGCAGTACATGCTTCTGCAAAGCAGCTTAAAATGCGCAGCAGAATGGCGGACGCGGGGTGGAGCAGCCTGGTAGCTCGTCGGGCTCATAACCCGAAGGTCGTCGGTTCAAATCCGGCCCCCGCAACCAATCAAATTTTGATGCAGTATCTAATTCTGCAAAGCAGTTTAAAAATGCGAAGCAGGAAGACGGACGCGGGGTGGAGCAGCCTGGTAGCTCGTCGGGCTCATAACCCGAAGGTCGTCGGTTCAAATCCGGCCCCCGCAACCAATACTAAACACCTTAACGGGTGTTTTTTTGTATCTGCGGTTCGTAAAAAAAGCGCTTTTCAGCGCTTTTTTATTATCCCCTTCTCGCCAGCGTCGCCCCATCGGCGAAGTACGCTTTGATCCCAGCCAGAATCGACTCTGCCACTTCCTGCTGGAAGGTGGCTGTTTTCAGCTTTCGCTCTTCTTCGATGTTACTGATAAACGCCGTTTCAACGAGAATCGACGGGATATCCGGCGCTTTCAGCACCGCAAACCCGGCCTGTTCCACCTGATTTTTATGCAGATTGTTAATCCTGCCGAGTTTGTTAAGCACCGCTTTACCAAACTTCAGGCTGTCGGCGATGGTCAGCGATTGCACCATATCGAACATGGTGTGGTCGACGTAGCGGTCGCCGCTTTTGCTCACGCCGCCGATCAAATCCGAGGCGTTCTGCGTTTGCGCCAGATATTTCGCCGCCGTACTGGTCGCCCCTTTGGTCGACAGCGCAAACACGGACGAACCGCTGGGCTGGCGACTGGTGAACGCATCCGCATGAATCGAGACAAACAGGTCGGCCCGCTGCTTCTGGGCTTTCGCCACTCGCACCTTGAGCGGAATGAAAATATCTTCATTTCGCGTCATATAAACCTTCATATTGCCTTCTTTCTCGATTAACGCGCGCAGCCGACGGGCAATCTGCAACACCACATCTTTCTCACGCGTCTTGTATTTACCGACAGCGCCTGAATCCTCACCGCCATGCCCTGGATCGAGCATGATCACGATCGGGCGATCGCGTCCCGCTTTACCCGGCTGAGGCCCACTCTGCGCGGGCGGTACCTGCTTATCAAGATCGCCTTTGTTGTAATCTTCCAGCAGCGCCAGCAGCGGATCCTGCATATCCTGCGCATTGGCCGGATAGAGATCCATAACCAGACGCTCTTTAAAACCCGCCACCGGTGCCAGCGCGAACAGCTGTGGTTTCACATTTTGCTTCAGTTCGAACACCATACGCACGGTCTGCGGATCGAACTGTCCCACGCGTGCCGACTTAATGTAAGGATCGTCGGGGCGAATTTGCGCCGCCATGCCTTTCAGCACGGAATTCAGGTTCACACCTTCAATATCCACCACCACGCGTTCAGGATTGCTCAGCGCAAACTGCTTGTACTTCAGCTGTTGATTCGATTCCACCGTCACACGGGTGTAACTGGATGCTGGCCAAATACGAACCGCAATGACCTGACTGACCGCAGCCAGACCGACCTGACTGACGCTCAATAGCCACATGGCGCCCGCCCCTTGCAGTAAACGACGGCGGCTAATAGGTGGATTGGATCCTGACATGCTTCTCCCGAGCAAAATAAAACGTATTGGTGATGAGATAGTAAACGTCTAAATTGACCGGAAACTTTAACGAATGACGCATAATCTGTCATCTATAAAAGGGTAAACATTCTTATTGTATTCACGGTATTACTGAGAAAAAACTTTGTCAGGGTCAAAATTTGCACTTGCGCGCGGCGGAAAAACAGAATAAAAATACACTAATTACGAATAATCATGCAATGAGGATATGCCGTGGTGAAGGAGCGTAGAACCGAACTGGTACAGGGATTCCGCCACTCTGTTCCCTATATCAATACCCATCGGGGAAAAACGTTTGTCATTATGCTCGGCGGCGAAGCCATTGAGCATGAAAACTTTTCCAGCATCGTCAATGACATTGGGCTTCTTCACAGCCTCGGCATTCGCCTGGTCGTGGTTTATGGCGCGCGTCCGCAAATTGACGCCAACCTCGCCACTCATCACCATGAGCCGATGTATCACAAAAATACCCGCGTCACCGACGCCAAAACGCTGGAGCTGGTAAAGCAGGCGGCGGGAACGTTGCAACTGGATATCACCGCTCGCCTGTCGATGAGCCTGAACAATACGCCGCTACAGGGGGCGCATATCAACGTGGTCAGCGGCAACTTTATCATTGCGCAGCCGCTGGGCGTCGATGACGGCGTAGATTACTGCCACAGCGGACGTATCCGTCGCATCGATGAAGAGGCGATCCATCGTCAACTGGACAGCGGCGCCATTGTGCTGATGGGCCCCGTTGCGGTGTCTGTCACTGGCGAAAGCTTTAACCTGACTTCAGAAGAGATCGCCACGCAACTGGCGATTAAACTGAAAGCCGAAAAGATGATCGGGTTCTGTTCTTCGCAAGGGGTGACCAACGACGACGGTGATATCGTCTCCGAACTGTTCCCGAACGAGGCCCAGGCGCGCGTAGAAGCACAAGAAGAAAAAGGCGATTACAACTCGGGTACCGTACGCTTTCTGCGTGGCGCGGTGAAAGCCTGTCGCAGCGGCGTCCGTCGTTGTCACCTGATCAGTTATCAGGAAGATGGCGCACTGTTGCAGGAGCTGTTTTCGCGCGACGGTATCGGGACACAAATTGTGATGGAAAGCGCCGAGCAGATCCGCCGCGCCACCATTAACGATATCGGCGGGATCCTGGAGCTGATCCGCCCGCTGGAACAGCAGGGCATTCTGGTGCGTCGTTCACGCGAACAACTGGAAATGGAGATCGACAAGTTCACCATTATCCAGCGCGATAATATGACCATTGCCTGTGCCGCACTGTACCCCTTCCCGGAAGAAAAAATCGGCGAAATGGCCTGCGTGGCTGTCCATCCGGACTACCGCAGTTCTTCTAGGGGAGAAGTGCTACTGGAGCGGATCGCCGCCCAGGCGAAGCAGATTGGCCTGAGCAAGCTGTTCGTCCTGACGACCCGCAGCATTCACTGGTTCCAGGAACGCGGCTTCACGCCGGTGGATATCGACCTGCTGCCCGAAAGCAAGAAAGAGATGTACAACTATCAGCGGAAATCCAAAGTCCTGATGGCGGATCTGGGGTAGTGGTTATCGCATTGCCGGATAGCGACGCAAACGGCTTATCCGGCAACCTCTCATTTAAACAACGTCGACAGCCCACTGCGTCGTTCGGTTCGGGTGGCAATCGCACTGCCAAGTATGCGTTCATCGGCATATAACGACAGGCGGCGACGTGCGCGGGTCACGGCGGTATACACCAGTTCCCGTGTCACCACCGGCGCGCGCTGCGTGGGTAACACCAGCGCGGCATGATCGAACTCCGAGCCCTGAGATTTGTGCACCGTCATTGC
The sequence above is drawn from the Citrobacter amalonaticus genome and encodes:
- the amiC gene encoding N-acetylmuramoyl-L-alanine amidase AmiC (Like AmiA, dependent on TAT (Twin-Arginine Translocation) system for export.), giving the protein MSGSNPPISRRRLLQGAGAMWLLSVSQVGLAAVSQVIAVRIWPASSYTRVTVESNQQLKYKQFALSNPERVVVDIEGVNLNSVLKGMAAQIRPDDPYIKSARVGQFDPQTVRMVFELKQNVKPQLFALAPVAGFKERLVMDLYPANAQDMQDPLLALLEDYNKGDLDKQVPPAQSGPQPGKAGRDRPIVIMLDPGHGGEDSGAVGKYKTREKDVVLQIARRLRALIEKEGNMKVYMTRNEDIFIPLKVRVAKAQKQRADLFVSIHADAFTSRQPSGSSVFALSTKGATSTAAKYLAQTQNASDLIGGVSKSGDRYVDHTMFDMVQSLTIADSLKFGKAVLNKLGRINNLHKNQVEQAGFAVLKAPDIPSILVETAFISNIEEERKLKTATFQQEVAESILAGIKAYFADGATLARRG
- the mltA gene encoding murein transglycosylase A, producing the protein MKGRWVSYLLMGAVVAMLAACSSKPTDRGQQYKDGKFTQPFSLVNQPDAIGAPINAGDFAEQVNQIRSASPRLYGNQSNVYNAVQDWLRSGGDTRTMRQFGLDAWQMEGADNYGNVQFTGYYTPVIQARHTRQGEFQYPIYRMPPKRGRLPSRAEIYAGALSENYILAYSNSLMDNFIMDVQGSGYIDFGDGSPLNFFSYAGKNGHAYRSIGKVLIDRGEVKKEDMSMQAIRHWGETHSEAEVRELLEQNPSFVFFKPQSFAPVKGASAVPLIGRASVASDRSIIPAGTTLLAEVPLLDNNGKFNGQYELRLMVALDVGGAIKGQHFDIYQGIGPDAGHRAGWYNHYGRVWVLKSAPGAGNVFSG
- the csdE gene encoding cysteine desulfurase sulfur acceptor subunit CsdE → MTSPMFAGHPFGTTVTEETLRHTFIPLTQWEDKYRQLILLGKQLPALPDDLKAQAKEIAGCENRVWLGYTRSEKGTLHFFGDSEGRIVRGLLAVLLTAAEGKTAAELLAHSPLALFDELGLRTQLSASRSQGLEALNEAIVEAAHAAG
- the argA gene encoding amino-acid N-acetyltransferase; the encoded protein is MVKERRTELVQGFRHSVPYINTHRGKTFVIMLGGEAIEHENFSSIVNDIGLLHSLGIRLVVVYGARPQIDANLATHHHEPMYHKNTRVTDAKTLELVKQAAGTLQLDITARLSMSLNNTPLQGAHINVVSGNFIIAQPLGVDDGVDYCHSGRIRRIDEEAIHRQLDSGAIVLMGPVAVSVTGESFNLTSEEIATQLAIKLKAEKMIGFCSSQGVTNDDGDIVSELFPNEAQARVEAQEEKGDYNSGTVRFLRGAVKACRSGVRRCHLISYQEDGALLQELFSRDGIGTQIVMESAEQIRRATINDIGGILELIRPLEQQGILVRRSREQLEMEIDKFTIIQRDNMTIACAALYPFPEEKIGEMACVAVHPDYRSSSRGEVLLERIAAQAKQIGLSKLFVLTTRSIHWFQERGFTPVDIDLLPESKKEMYNYQRKSKVLMADLG
- the tcdA gene encoding tRNA cyclic N6-threonylcarbamoyladenosine(37) synthase TcdA: MSVVISDAWRQRFGGTARLYGEKALQLFADAHVCVVGIGGVGSWAAEALARTGIGAITLIDMDDVCVTNTNRQIHALRDTVGLAKAEVMAERIRQINPECRVTVVDDFVTPDNVTEYMSAGFSYVIDAIDSVRPKAALIAYCRRNKIPLVTTGGAGGQIDPTQIQVVDLAKTIQDPLAAKLRERLKSDFGVVKNSKGKLGVDCVFSTEALVYPQSDGSVCAMKATAEGPKRMDCASGFGAATMVTATFGFVAVSHALKKMMAKAARQG